Genomic DNA from Shouchella patagoniensis:
AATTGGCTACTTGGATTGCGGACAACTATTTGAGGAAATACCATGAGTAATGAGTCTGTCCTTTTAGGGCAGTATGTACACGGCAAATCGGTTTTACATCGCCTTGACGCGCGTGCAAAGATTGTGAGTGTATTTATTTTTGCTTTAGCTGTTTTTGGAGTTGGGTCTTGGTTATCCCTTCTGATAAGCACAATTTATTTATTTAGCCTAATGGTATTAAGTAAGCTTTCAATTCCAATGTTATTGCGCTCATTAAAAGTGGTAGCATTGTTTTTATTGTTGTTTTTTCTGTTACAAGTGCTAGCTGTACGTGAAGGGAAAGTTGCTTTTAGTATCGCCGGATTTCCGTTGTACATGGAAGGCATCATAGAAGCCGGTGTGGTTGTTTGGCGGACAATGCTGCTTTTTATGGCGGCTACATTAATGACTGCTACTACAAGTCCTTTGCATATTACTTCAGCAGTTGAATCATTGCTAAAACCATTAAAAAGACTGGGTGTTCCTGTTGCGGAACTTGCTTTAATGATGTCCATTGCATTGAGGTTTATTCCTATTTTAAAACGCGAACTTGATTTAATTAGACGAGCACAACAAGCCAGGGGCGTATCGTCTGAAGGCTTTACAAAGCGTTTATATACTTTTAGTGCATTGCTTGTGCCATTGTTTGTAAGGTCATTAAAGCGTGCAGAGGAGTTAGCCGAGGCGATGGAAGCAAGAGGGTATGATAGCAAAGTTCCACGCTCTGTTTGGAAAAAGTCAAAGTGGTCACTAAAAGATACATTTGCTGTTGCATTAGCTTTAGGAACAGCGGGTCTTATTATATGGTTTTAAGGAGAGAACAAGATGGCAAGGTTTGCGTGTAAGTTGACATACGATGGGACGGAGTTCAGTGGGTATCAAGTTCAACCTAATAAAAGAACGGTCCAATCAGTTGTCGAACAAGGGCTGAAAGCCATACACAAGGGAAGAGACGTCCCGATCATTGCTTCCGGTAGAACAGACGCGGGTGTTCATGCGAAGGGACAAATCATTCAATTTGACTCTGAACTGTCAATTTCCGCAGAGAGATGGCCCCAGGCGTTGAATACACATCTTCCAGAAGATGTTGTTGTAACTGGAGTTGCCGAAGTAGACGGGGAATTTCACGCTAGATACCATACAACAGCAAAAGAGTATCGGTATTATATTAGTTGTGGGGAATTCCAGGATGTGTTTCGTCGCAATCAAGCAGTTCATATAAAGCAGCCTCTAGACGTTCCGGCTATGCAAACAGCCGCACAGTATTTATTAGGAACGCATGATTTTTCAGCCTTCTGTGCAGCAAATACATCCGTTGAGGATAAGGTTCGCACAATTATAAGCGTTGCCGTACAACCTATTGGAAACGAACTCGAAATTTCCATTCGCGGCAATGGCTTCTTATACAATATGGTTCGCATTATTGTTGGAACACTTATTGAAGTTGGAAGTGGAAAAAGGCGAGCGATCGAAATGGAACAAATTTTAGCTGGAAAGGATCGCGGGGCTGCAGGAAAAACAGCGCCAGCACACGGTTTGTATCTTTTTGAAGTGAATTATGAAACGGATCTATTTGCAGTTCATAAATAAAAAGAAACGCCCGGATGAGTTTTTATAAAATGAATTGACTTTAATGAGTAGATATTGTATGATATTAGATGGTAATTCTAAAGACCCACTGCCCCGGGTTGCGGAATGAAATCATAAATAAAGCAAACAAGAATGGACAAAAAACAGCCAGTTTCAAGGCCATTCTTTATGCAGAACGATAAAAGAACGATTTATTATTAGGAGGTTTAACTATGCGTACAACATATATGGCAAAGCCAAACGAAGTTGAGCGTAAATGGTATGTTGTTGACGCTGAAGGTCAAACGCTTGGCCGTCTTTCTTCAGAAGTCGCATCAATCCTACGCGGAAAACACAAACCAACATTTACACCACATATTGACACTGGTGATCACGTAATTATTTTGAATGCAAGCAAAATCCAACTTACTGGAAACAAGCTTCAAGATAAAATTTACTATCGCCACACAAACCACCCAGGTGGATTGAAAGAAACAAAAGCACATGAAATGCGTGCGAACAAGCCAGAGCGTATGCTTGAGCTAGCGATCAAAGGAATGCTTCCTAAGAACACGCTTGGCCGCAAACAAGGCATGAAGCTTCATGTATATGCAGGTTCAGAACACAATCATCAAGCACAACAACCAGAAGCTTACGAGCTTCGCGGTTAATCTTTGGGAGGTAATTGATTATGGCTCAAGTACAATACTACGGCACTGGCCGTCGTAAGCATTCTGTTGCGCGTGTTCGCCTTGTTCCTGGCGATGGCACAATCGTTGTTAACGGCCGTGACCTTGACGAATATTTTGGTCTTGAAACACTAAAGCTTATCGTAAAACAACCACTTGTTGAAACTGGTGTAACTGGTCAGTACAACATTCACGTAAATGTAAACGGAGGCGGCTTCACAGGACAAGCGGGCGCAATTCGCCATGGCGTTGCTCGTGCTCTACTTCAAGTAGATCCTGAAAACCGTCCAACGTTAAAATCTGCAGGCTTCCTTACTCGTGATGCTCGTATGAAAGAACGTAAAAAATACGGTCTTAAAGCAGCACGTCGTGCGCCTCAGTTCTCAAAACGTTAATATACTTGGTATATCAATGTTTACCCTCTTTGCTTCTTTGGAGCAGAGAGGGTTTTTAATTTGCAAAAAAACAAATTGAATACCCTTTGAATACCTTTCCTAGAAATTCATGTACTGTTGGAACATTTCTGCTGTTTTCTCCTTCGCTTCGTCGGTCACATGAGTGTAAATATCCATCGTAGTTTTAATATCTGTATGACCGAGTTGAGATTGTACATCTTTAATAGATGCTCCAGCTGCAAATAACAAGCTGGCATGTGGTTTGTGTGAACCAATGTCTTTTTTAAATGGATTTTTCGGATGTTGCAAATTAACGGTATCCGGTTCGTAATTTAAAACGGGACAATTATTGTTCCTACTTCCCCAAAATGTCCCTGCTATGTCCCTGGTGGTTTGTCATGCCAAAAAGGAACACACAAATCGCTTCACCTCAAGGTGTCACAGAATTATGTTCCTTTGTTCCTCTTTTTTATAATGAAAGACTATAAATAAAAAAAATATACATATCCGTGTTGCGCATATAAAAGAGTCCTTGAAAAATCCAGGAACAGAGGAACATATTTTAATTTCGAGATATAAATTACTGGAAAAGGGGCACTCATCGTAGCCTTTGTTCTGTGACTAATGGGAAATGTTGTTCTCATGAACCCCATCCGTATAATAAAGCTTATAAAAAGTAGTATTGTTAACATTAAATTTTATATAAACTCTTCGGTTCTTTACTATACAGGGGTGTTTTTAGCATAAATAACTGAATTTTCATCCAAATTATTTAAAGTGAATGTGAGTTCGTGTTATGATAATCGTACAGACTTATGGAAAAAATGGGGAGGTTATTTATTTGGGAGCACATTCACAGTTCAGGAAGCTTTTAAGCGATATTGAACCAAGCCAACACACAAAAAGTGATGCAAGCACAGGTCATGAAAACCTCAGGAAGTTCCTTAAAGGTGATGAGATATTCAAAAATTACCGTGAAACAGATTTCTTATCTGGTTCATATAAAAGAAACACGGCTATAAGACCAAGAATAAAGGACGGAGTGGTTTCTCGCCCGGATGTAGACATAATTGTTGTGACAAATCATACAGAAAATGATGACCAAAAAGAGGTCATTGATTTACTGTATGATACATTAAAGCCTAAATATTCAACTATTCGGAAACAAGCCCGATCGGTGGGAATTGAAACAAATAAAGTAGATATGGACGTGGTGCCGATTATTGCACCCGATGGAATGGATGGCAACTTATATATTCCGGATCGCAAGAAAGAGCAATGGGTTGAGACTAACCCTCCCAAGCATACGGAATGGACAACAGAAGTAAACACGGATAGTGGAGGGCGATTTAAACCACTGGTTAAGTTGATGAAGTGGTGGCGTAGGCAAAATCCTACTATTGCTAAGAAACCAAAAGGATTTGTAATTGAATGTATTGCGGCAGAATGTATGGATAATAACGAAAAGAAGTATGACGAATTACTTGTGGGGACCTTAGAAAAAATCGTAGAAAAGTATGCTTTTTATATTGGATTACGGCTGGTGCCTCACATTGAAGATCCTGGTGTTCCGGGTAACTCGGTCACGAACGGTATTACTTTTGATGCGTTTGAAGGATTTTATTATAAAGCTAAATCCCATGCGGAAAAAGGAAGGCAAGCAATCAATGAAACAGATAAAGAAAAGGCGCTTAAATTATGGCGAGAGATTTTCGGTCCACGTTTTCCTTCGCCCGAAGTTGCTAACTCTTCTTCCCTGTTAAAAAATGCTGCAGAACCTTCTTTATCTTTTCCCGGCCGCCCTGTAAAACCAAATAAACCTGGAGGGTTTGCTTAATGAAATTTTGGTTCTTATTGGACACACGCCGTCTAACCAAAGAAAAGGATGAAATTGAAAAATTGCAATCAACGGCAACGTGGTTGGAGGGAACAGAGTGGACTTTGGAAAATGGGTTAGCATTGATAGCCAAAATAAAAGCCCATGGGAACTTTTATGAATTGAAGTTAACCTATCCGCCTTTTTTTCCATCCACACCGCCAATAGTTACTCCAATGGAGGATGGGGCGCATTGGTCGACTCACCAGTATGAGAATGGTTCATTATGTCTGGAATGGGGACCGGATAATTGGTATCCATCTGTTACTGGAGCGAATATGTTGGAAAGTGCCTACCGGTTAATTTATAAGGAAAATCCTTTAGGCGAGACCGTGGAAAAGAACCTTGTCATTTCCAGACACTTTTTAACGGAAGGCCAAAATTTAAGAAACAAAGCATTCAGGTTATATGTGGAACCTGAATTTTTGAACCTCATATCAAATTTACAGGATTACTATATGGGAAACATAAAATTTACTTTTGTTTTTGGGAATGAAGATACAGCCATTTTGCATGTGCTTGAACTAGAGCACAAGGAAGGGAAGGCTTGGAAAAACACATCTTTACCTGAAGATTTCAAGTCTAATTATGAATTGACAGGTGTATTATTGAAGTCCACCTTATCATCAACTGAAATCAGGAACATGAAAACGATTACTCAATGGAAACAGCATTATGACTTGGAGGTTGTTACCTCTTTGTCAGATACAATACTTATTATCGCAATGGATAATGAAAACAACCCTCATGTTCTAATGAATGGTACAAACAAGGAAAAATTGTTTTCTATTCCTCTGGTAACGGAAGAGCCAAAAGGGAGGCTGCCCAACCATTTAGTCGGCTTGAACGAAAAGAGGATCGGTATAGTCGGTTTAGGATCTTTAGGCAGCAAGATTGCACTATCATTAGCAAGGACAGGAGCCCGAAAATTCTACTTAGTGGATGACGATGTCTTTTTACCGGGAAACATGATTCGCCATACATTGGATTGGAAAAGTGTTGCCTCCCATAAAGTAGATGCAGTAAAAAATCAATTAATGAATATATCTACTGGTGTGAATGTAGCAGTTTCAAAAATTAATTTATCTGGTCAAGAAGCAACAACTTCATTGAACACGGTACTATCCAAGTTAGGAAATTGCGACTTGATCATAGATGCAACAGCCAACCCAAGAGCATTTAATTTCTTGTCAGCGGTTAGGACTACCTATGAAAAACCAATGGTTTGGGGAGAGGTTTTTGCTGGCGGGATCGGGGGATTAATTGCAAGAAGCCGACCAAAAGCTGATCCGGATGCACTGACGATGAGAAAAGGTTTTAACGGATATACCATGCAGCTACCCGAATATGAATTTAAGATCCTTGATTTGTATGCAACAGAAGACCAGCAAGAAGAAGTAATGATAGCTTCAGATGCCGACGTTTCGATAATAGCTGGTCACCTTACTCGTTTTGCGTTGGATACAGTCTTACAACCTGACCAATCCATATATCCCTATTCAATGTACTTGATAGGTTTATCAAATTCTTGGATATTTGAGGCGCCGTTTGATACATACCCTATCCATATCAACCATCTACCAGATGAAACAGAAACAGTAGAAAATGAAGAAGAACTTAATGAAACTATTGATTTTATTACATCTTTACTGGAGAAAAGTGATGATTAAGCTTATTCTTCCTAAGGCAATTGAACAGGAATTAAAGAAGGAGTTAATAGTAGCCGAAAGACAGGAAATTGGAGGTGTGCTTTTAGGGGAACATGTAAGCGAAGGGTTATTCCGGATTAGTGATTTCACCATTCAACGATCAGGCGGGACTGTAGTTTCTTTTATTCGACACATCCAACAGTCTTTAAAAAATCGTTTGACTGATTTTTTTAATAAAACAAAACATAACTACACCAAGTTTAATTATTTAGGGGAATGGCACTCGCATCCCTCCTTCGAGTTAACACCGAGTATAAGGGATAGGGAAAGTATGTGGCAAATCGTGAACGATCCTACTGTTGGAGCAAACTTCGTTATGCTTTTATTGGTTAAATGCAATGAGGGGGTAGTTGAGGGAAGAGTGTCAATTTTTTTACCGGGAAATCCAATGATCCAAGGGGAATTAATAAGAGAGGAGGCAGAGTGAATGATGAAAAATAATAATGGTAAGCAATCACCCTCGTTGTTAGAAAAAGAATCTACAGGAGGTGATATTGCTTCCTCCGGTTTCGATTTTCAAGCGTACCTTATTTTGTGCAAACTTCCACATTGGTTATCTTTTGAGGGTTTTTCTTCAGTAATTTGGGAATCGGTAGGTGATATTGAAGCAAAATTTTTCGATCCTCAGATAGGAGAAGTAATTGAGGCAATTGAAGCTAAGGACCACCGGATAACACCAACAGAATTTTGGGAAGAAATCAATCGGTTTAAAAAAATGGACGAAGGTAGCCCGGGCACATACCGATGGTTCACACTGTCCTGTACAGGGTTATCCGAAACCTTACATCCTCTGAAAAATGGATTGAGGAGGGTGCGCGATCCTTATCCGTTTTACAGTCACACATCAGGAGTGTTTGAAAACTCTTATGAAGATTATAAAGAAAAGGTAATAGGCTTAGGCAAAAGTGAAGAAATGGCTGAATTTCTTTTCCATAAGGTTTCAATTGAGGATAAATGGGGATCACTCAGTGAAAAGGCAAAGGGTATGTTTAATAACGAATTTACCCAACATCTCCCAGTGTATGATTTAAGAGGAAGTGAACAAGAAAAAGTATTTGATGTGTTACATAGTGTAGTTCGGTCGCAAAAAAATAAACCGGTGTTTCGTCAACAATTAAAGCAAGCTATGCACTCTGTTATTGGTGAAGATGCTATACCAACTGATCAAAAAATTTATATTCATACAGAAATTTATAAATTGCCCAAAGAACCTAGAAAAATAAATTTTTTATGGGAACCCTTTTTTAGTGATAAGGATAGAAAATATCCAGAGTCTGCCGTTTGGACAGAAGAGCTGTACAATAATGTAGTTGAAACAAAAAAATGGATTGAAAAGAACAGGTCTGCGAAAAGGATTCATTTAAGTGGGAATCGCAGACTATCGTCAGCTATGGCAATAGGATCTGTATTTTCATCGGTATCAGGATTTTCTATTGAAGCAGAGCAAAGAGAAGGTGGTATTTGGGCAACGGATACACACCCAAATAACCAAACCCCAGAATGTGAATTTGTAGTTGATTTTGAAGAAGGGGTGGATAATCAGCTGATTGTTACAATAGGTATTACAAGAGACAGCATTGCCAATGAAGTTGCAGTATATTTAGAAGGTCAAAGACATAGCATTTCTTCAAAACTCCATTTGCATACAGAATCACCAATAATTACTGCAGAGCAGGCTAATCTGGTAGTGAAAAAATTAAAAAAGGAAATTAAAGCAGCAGCTACCAAAGTGGAAGCAGAGAAAGTCCATTTATTTTATGCCGGTCCATCTCATTTAGTGCTTTTTTTGGGTCACCGGTGGAACGGGATGCCGTCAGCCCAGTGTTATGAATGGATAAATACAGGACAATATGTGCCTACTTGCACTTTTTAATACTATAACCCTAACTCTAATTAAGCCGGTTTTATTTGTTATACAAACATCGTCTAAAACGGGAGAATACATAATTTGGTTTCAATTACTGCTAATAGTTAAAATTCAAATGATTATTTCATTCAAAAAAGATTTCCTTTATATAGCCTGCCAGCGTATCTGTTTTAGGTTAGATTTTTGAATACCCTTTGAATACCCTTTTCATGAAATCACGTAAAATCACATGTAATACAAATAAAGGAAAACGTTGATTTAAAGCGGTTTATGAATTTCTATATAATATAGAAGAAACTCGCCTCTGAAAGAACGTAAAAAATACGGTCTTAAAGCAGCACGTCGTGCGCCTCAGTTCTCAAAACGTTAATACAGCAAGATTTCAGCCTTCAAGCCTACATTGCTTGGAGGCTATTTTTATGCTAAAAAAACGGTTTGCTAACATAGTTCGAAGACATGGAATAAGAGAACATTTTTGTTGTTTTTTTCTTTGTTTTAGTACATGAGTATAGATGGCAAGTATCGTGTTTATATCAGAGGAACCTAATCTTTCATGTACATATTTGATGTTCGCTCCAGCTCAAATTCAATAACAATACATGGGTATGGTGCAACCCATGGACTCGTAGGATAATAACTCTTTAACTTCTGGCAAACACATTTCTTCATCCTGCCAAGTGAGCGCTAATCCTTTTCTCATCCCCGGATAAAGTAACATTTCGAAGATAGGGCATCAATCTTTCTACAGAAAGGGTGATGCAACAAAATATGGCGGATGGGAACGTGACATGACTTCCTTTAGTGTTACCTCAAAAGGAAAGAAGCGCTTAAAGGAATAGAGGAACAACCATGATTAAATGTTTGCTTGCTCTTTTGTGCATAAGAAAAGCCAGGGCTACTCCCCTGACTCGGTGTTGTGCTTGTATTTTCTTAAGTGAAGTAAACCAATGATGAAATGAGAGATTGCAGTAAATCCGAAGAGTATGATCGCGGGACCTCCATTGAGCTCGAGTTTGTGGAAAATATAAGACACTACTATTGCTAATACCAAACTGATAAAGGACCCAATGAAATAGACCCTATGGGCAGGAGTGTTTTTCAAGACATTCAACCTCCTAAAAAACGCAATGTGGCTACAGGGCGGCTCCTGCAGCTTAGTATCTATAAACTGTCAAATAAAAAAATGACATGATTATGTCATCACCAATTCGGTAGATGTTTTTTCAAGTGAGCTTCTCTTATCTGGTCGATATTTCTAAAAGTAATGAAGTATATAGTTCCAATGAAAGTGAACAACCAAAGCTCACTATTAAGTAAGGCAAAAATAAGTGTAGCAAGGGATAAAATAAGTATTGGATACATTGCAATCAAAGATGCCATTGCATGAACTTTAGATTCTTGGAGTTTGGACATTTTAATAAACCCTTTCCAAGCAAATTTTGTTTAATCATAACATGGTTCTTATATCAATAATAAGAAAAATCTGTTTATCGCGCAATAGGATCACACAATACGGCTTCTGCCGCTTAGTATCCAAAAACTGAGCGGTAAGGTTATTCTTTAGCTACATTTTTAGTCTTTTGCTTGGTCATAACTCCATGAAGTAAATAACATACCGCTAAACCAAAGAAAGGGATATAGATAAATGGGTTAGGGTTAATCAATAATTTAGTTATACCTAGTAAGAGAAAAATGATGAATGCTGAATAATATATCTTTCTCACTTGCTCACCTCTTAAAATAGACATCAAGAATTCTTGAAATGTTTGTTTAAATAATTAATTCTTTTAATTTCTGTTTTATTGCTGAACATTAATATAACGGCTCCACTCAAAGTAATCATCCAGAGGTGATTGTCAAAAAACCTATAACTATAGTTACTAACAGTAATAAATAAATTGGGTACCCAGAAAAAATGTACGCCTTAAATTGTGTGATTACGTCATTTCTCACAGTTTAAAACACCCTTTTATATATTTTGTTTATTTTTAATAATAACATTTACAGGAGATTTTTACCAGGCGGTATGACCACACAATACGGCTCTTGCCGTTAATTGGATCAACCCAGTCTTCTCTATCCCATTCTTTGGGTTTATCCGTTTCATCTGGAGCGTTTTCGAAGGATACCCTAGGATCGCCACAATTATAGCTGAAATGAATAAAAGAGACTGAATTTCAAATGTGCTGTATTCGCCTCGTAAGTAATACATGTAGTCTTGAACATGCCTAAACACAAATAGCGCTAGAGTTAACAAAGCTATAATTTTTAATCTTCGTTTCATAACGCACCCCTATAATATGGATATTTTCAGTTTTGGTTTCTATAGTGGCATTAGAGGAGGAATGAGAAAAACGTAACCTGTCAATCCATTTGTTAAAACGATACATGGGAAGCCTCCATTTGTTGGATAGAAGAAAATAAGTCTTGTTTGGGTTTGAATATCTTTTCTTAGTCATAAAAGGGAAGATAAATGCGAAAACAAGCTGAACCTAATCCGTTTGAAGCATGTCTAATCCAATTCTCAGCAAGGCTATAGCTTCCGCCTGCAATAGCAAATATTAATAAAAGACTGCCTGCTGATACGACAATAAACGCGGTAAGCGCATCAAGCCAACGATTAGCTGTCATGATATGACACCCATATTTCAGGTTTACGTTCTATTATCTTGGGAGGATGAAATATGTATTTATGCAAACTGGTAAGAGAGCAAAAGCTTTGTTAACGGTAAGCCTTTATATGCAGGGAGTGTATGTAAGGATCATTCTATACATAGTGGTAGTGAATTGTGAGTCGATTTTAATGATAAGGCGAAAAACGGGAATATCGTTGTCGTTGATTTTGATTATAACAATACGGCTCTGTTAGAAGTATTCCATGGGCGAAAGGATTTATGTGTGATTTAAACTTTTAGCAGGAAGTCGTGCGCCAGAATTCTTAAAAAATGTAAGCGTGTTCCAAGTATGCTTTCTTGGAAGTTTTTTATGCAGGTGTTCATCTTGTTACGCAAAAAAACGCTAGGATGTTTTAAAAGCACGTAATTGGTTGGATCGTGTTATGCATGATAAAACTTTACAATTTGGTCATTAATTGCTGCTTTTAATGGTGTATGACGATATTATTCGCGCTCATACTAAGTTAAAAAGGGGAAATAGCAATGAATGTCATCACAACACTTAATGATAAAAGAAGAGAAAAACAATGGAATTTTGAGCGGAAAATGCTCCGTCATATCGATTTAAAAAAGATGGAACGCAGTATAAAAGAATGGGTTCGCCCTCTTATGCCGTTTCAGTTTCAAGCCTATCCATTTTTACTTGATCAGAGCATTGATATGACGATCGATGCATTCTTGCTCGGGACAGAGTATGGGCGATTTGGCATTTATGGAGAATCAACCATTGATTCGAAGAAACGCTGTGATACAGAGCTGACAATGTTGTCTCATAGCCTTTGTGATACGCTCTCGGGTTGGACTGGCGAAAGTCCGTCGGAGTCACTCTTAACCGCAATAGATATGTTGCTTGGTACCTGGTGGGAAAAAGGGTACTTAGAGGCGCGCAAAGCATATAAACTTCGTTTACAGTAACAATCATATATCTCCCTTGTCCACGTATATATAAATGAGGACAAGGGGGAATAACATGTGAAACAACATACTTGGAGTTTTATAATTGGAGGATTGTTGCTTGCTTCTGTCATTATTTGGATTCGCTATGATGCCATACTAGAAGATTCCTCATCAACGTGGCATTTGCCGATGTCTGGGAAGGTAATTGTCCTTGATCCAGGACATGGGGGAATGGATGGGGGAGCGAGCTCGAAATCAGGAATTCTTGAGAAGACGGTTACACTTGAAGTAGCTCTGAAATTGCGGGATTATTTACAAGAGGCAGGCGCTTTAGTCATCATGACGAGGGAAGAAGATGTAGATTTGGCTAGTCGAGATACGGCTAAAATAAGGCAACGGAAAGCAGAAGATTTGCGAAAACGAGCACAAATTGTGAATGAATCAGAAGCAGACTTATACTTATCAATCCATATGAATGCGATCCCTTCAGAGCGATGGAGAGGCGCACAAACATTTTATCACTTAAGCGATAAGAAAAACGAAGAACTAGCAGTGTTTATTCAAGAAGAAATAAAGAGGAATTTAGAAAATACAAACCGGTACGCAAAACCAATTCATCATGTTTATTTGTTAAAAGAAGCGAAGATACCAGGAGCCTTAGTAGAAGCAGGGTTCTTGTCTAATCCCGAAGAAGCGGCAATGCTTGAAACAGAGGATTACCAAGACAAGGTTGCAGCTTCTATTTATGAAGGGATGCTTCGCTACGTTTCTGGAGAAAAAGCACCAAAAGCCAACCCGTATGAATAATAAAGAAACTTCATTTGCGTTAAGCAGCGTTGTCCAGTAGGATAAAAGAATGAAAATGCTGGAGTGATAAATAAAGAAATGAGTCATTACCGAGTTGAGAAAGTCTTAAATAACAATGTTGTGATTGCCGAGCATGCGAGTGAAGAAGTGATCTTAATTGGCAAAGGGATTGGTTTTAATCGAAAGAAGGGAAGTGAAGTCCCTTCCGCAGAAGTAGAAAAACTCTTTGTTATGAAGAATGAGAAAGAACAAGAAAGCTATTTGAAGTTGCTTCCACAAGTTGAACAATCATTGTTGGACGTGACGATTGAAGCAATTGAGCTTATTTCGAAGAAAACGGGTTTACCTTTAAATGAACATATTCATGTAGGGTTGATGGATCATTTATCCTTTGCACAAGCGAGGACTGTTTCAGGTCTACAAATTAGGAATCCTTTTTTAGCGGAAACAAAAGTCCTTTACCCAAAAGAATTCTCGATTGCACTTGAAATTGTTCATTTAATCAAAAAACGGATTCACATTGAATTACCAAAAGAAGAAGCTGGTTTTATTGCGTTGCATATCCATAGTGCTTTGCAAGATAAGAGCTTAGGTAGAATCAATGCGCATTCGCAACTTGTGTCCGAGCTAGTTGGTTTGATTGAAACCCAAATGGAGGTCACTCTCGACAAAGAGAGTATTGACTACATGAGGCTTGTGCGCCATCTTCGCTTCGCAATTGAACGTGTTGATAATGAGGAGCGGGTGGAGGAACCTAAAGCGATTACAATGTTATTGAAACAAGAGTACCCTATGTGCTATAATCTCTCATGGAAGCTCATAAAAGTGATGCAGCGTGTACTGCGTAAACCTGTGTTTGACGCGGAAGCGGTGTATTTGACCATGCATCTGCAAAGAGTGCAGAGCAAATACAAATAAATCACGTGTAACTGATTCGATCAGGCATGAGGAAAAACAACTGGACCAATTTTTTCGATTGGACAGTGCTTTTTCTCATGCCTTTTTTTGTGCGCTTCACAGAAATAAAAATGAAAAATAGGAGGTACATGATGTTTAAGAAAGTCTTTGGCTATTTACAGAAAATCGGTAAGGCTTTAATGCTACCAGTAGCAATGCTACCAGTAGCGGGTTTGCTTCTCGGTATTGGTGTTGCTATGCAGATGGAACAAACGCTTGGCTATATGCCGTTTTTAGAAGCAGGATGGATCCAACATACAGCGAGTGTAATGGAAGCTGCTGGTGGAATAATCTTTGATAACCTAGCTCTCATATTTGCAGTAGGGGTGGCAATTGGCCTTGCAGGTGATGGGGCA
This window encodes:
- a CDS encoding energy-coupling factor transporter transmembrane component T family protein — translated: MSNESVLLGQYVHGKSVLHRLDARAKIVSVFIFALAVFGVGSWLSLLISTIYLFSLMVLSKLSIPMLLRSLKVVALFLLLFFLLQVLAVREGKVAFSIAGFPLYMEGIIEAGVVVWRTMLLFMAATLMTATTSPLHITSAVESLLKPLKRLGVPVAELALMMSIALRFIPILKRELDLIRRAQQARGVSSEGFTKRLYTFSALLVPLFVRSLKRAEELAEAMEARGYDSKVPRSVWKKSKWSLKDTFAVALALGTAGLIIWF
- the truA gene encoding tRNA pseudouridine(38-40) synthase TruA produces the protein MARFACKLTYDGTEFSGYQVQPNKRTVQSVVEQGLKAIHKGRDVPIIASGRTDAGVHAKGQIIQFDSELSISAERWPQALNTHLPEDVVVTGVAEVDGEFHARYHTTAKEYRYYISCGEFQDVFRRNQAVHIKQPLDVPAMQTAAQYLLGTHDFSAFCAANTSVEDKVRTIISVAVQPIGNELEISIRGNGFLYNMVRIIVGTLIEVGSGKRRAIEMEQILAGKDRGAAGKTAPAHGLYLFEVNYETDLFAVHK
- the rplM gene encoding 50S ribosomal protein L13 encodes the protein MRTTYMAKPNEVERKWYVVDAEGQTLGRLSSEVASILRGKHKPTFTPHIDTGDHVIILNASKIQLTGNKLQDKIYYRHTNHPGGLKETKAHEMRANKPERMLELAIKGMLPKNTLGRKQGMKLHVYAGSEHNHQAQQPEAYELRG
- the rpsI gene encoding 30S ribosomal protein S9; this translates as MAQVQYYGTGRRKHSVARVRLVPGDGTIVVNGRDLDEYFGLETLKLIVKQPLVETGVTGQYNIHVNVNGGGFTGQAGAIRHGVARALLQVDPENRPTLKSAGFLTRDARMKERKKYGLKAARRAPQFSKR
- a CDS encoding tyrosine-type recombinase/integrase, with the translated sequence MQHPKNPFKKDIGSHKPHASLLFAAGASIKDVQSQLGHTDIKTTMDIYTHVTDEAKEKTAEMFQQYMNF
- a CDS encoding SMODS domain-containing nucleotidyltransferase, which translates into the protein MGAHSQFRKLLSDIEPSQHTKSDASTGHENLRKFLKGDEIFKNYRETDFLSGSYKRNTAIRPRIKDGVVSRPDVDIIVVTNHTENDDQKEVIDLLYDTLKPKYSTIRKQARSVGIETNKVDMDVVPIIAPDGMDGNLYIPDRKKEQWVETNPPKHTEWTTEVNTDSGGRFKPLVKLMKWWRRQNPTIAKKPKGFVIECIAAECMDNNEKKYDELLVGTLEKIVEKYAFYIGLRLVPHIEDPGVPGNSVTNGITFDAFEGFYYKAKSHAEKGRQAINETDKEKALKLWREIFGPRFPSPEVANSSSLLKNAAEPSLSFPGRPVKPNKPGGFA
- a CDS encoding ThiF family adenylyltransferase, producing MKFWFLLDTRRLTKEKDEIEKLQSTATWLEGTEWTLENGLALIAKIKAHGNFYELKLTYPPFFPSTPPIVTPMEDGAHWSTHQYENGSLCLEWGPDNWYPSVTGANMLESAYRLIYKENPLGETVEKNLVISRHFLTEGQNLRNKAFRLYVEPEFLNLISNLQDYYMGNIKFTFVFGNEDTAILHVLELEHKEGKAWKNTSLPEDFKSNYELTGVLLKSTLSSTEIRNMKTITQWKQHYDLEVVTSLSDTILIIAMDNENNPHVLMNGTNKEKLFSIPLVTEEPKGRLPNHLVGLNEKRIGIVGLGSLGSKIALSLARTGARKFYLVDDDVFLPGNMIRHTLDWKSVASHKVDAVKNQLMNISTGVNVAVSKINLSGQEATTSLNTVLSKLGNCDLIIDATANPRAFNFLSAVRTTYEKPMVWGEVFAGGIGGLIARSRPKADPDALTMRKGFNGYTMQLPEYEFKILDLYATEDQQEEVMIASDADVSIIAGHLTRFALDTVLQPDQSIYPYSMYLIGLSNSWIFEAPFDTYPIHINHLPDETETVENEEELNETIDFITSLLEKSDD